A portion of the Lysinibacillus timonensis genome contains these proteins:
- a CDS encoding DUF881 domain-containing protein produces MNKKAVTRITIVSFIVGLMVAVQYNTLKNPTERDTRDAWEIRQELSIEKQRHSQLLSEILTLNEIVDEYENTSKGNQGEILQETVEQLKQEAGLLAVTGPGVILTISPAMELVQSGFRIEPISPELLYRLINEVYRFDGMYVEIDGQRVVHTTAIRDINGATTVNGIPISETNVEIKVITESLEKAEKLYSYLYASSFMDAFYIDNLNLEIGEAQDNITISEYYANLSNEYLTENQKGE; encoded by the coding sequence ATGAATAAAAAGGCAGTGACCCGAATAACGATTGTATCGTTTATCGTAGGATTAATGGTTGCAGTTCAATATAATACTTTAAAAAATCCAACTGAGCGAGATACTCGAGATGCATGGGAAATTCGTCAAGAACTATCCATAGAGAAACAGCGACATTCCCAATTACTTTCAGAAATTTTAACGTTGAATGAAATTGTTGATGAATATGAAAATACATCAAAAGGGAATCAGGGCGAAATTTTGCAAGAAACTGTTGAACAGCTTAAGCAAGAAGCAGGATTATTAGCTGTAACTGGTCCCGGGGTCATTCTGACAATTAGTCCAGCAATGGAACTAGTTCAGTCTGGATTTAGAATTGAACCAATTTCTCCCGAATTACTATATAGATTAATAAATGAAGTTTACCGTTTCGATGGAATGTATGTAGAAATTGATGGTCAACGAGTAGTACATACTACAGCAATCCGTGATATTAATGGAGCAACTACGGTTAATGGTATCCCAATTAGTGAAACCAATGTTGAAATCAAAGTAATCACTGAGAGCCTTGAAAAGGCAGAAAAACTATATAGTTACTTATATGCTTCATCATTTATGGATGCTTTTTATATTGACAATCTAAATTTAGAGATCGGTGAAGCGCAAGATAATATTACGATATCTGAATATTATGCAAACTTGTCAAACGAATATTTAACTGAAAACCAAAAAGGGGAATAG
- a CDS encoding cell division protein FtsQ/DivIB: MEKVIDIEDRIPTLKEKRRRRTNKKFILLITLFFLTLFLLLYFQSPYSDIKAIEVQGSDLVEKEVYLKQSDLEIGQSMWSIREKEIEDKIQELEWVKNVDVNRHWLTTVEIRVEEWQKVAYIAMDNSYYPILENGVIFKEMSENAPIDAPIFLQFEDSSMRKRLLKELAELDSSVLALISQINSTPTSSDPYAITLFMNDGYEVRAEITTLSEKLNYYPSIVAQIESAGEFEKGIIDIEVGTYYRSYSEEYTIEETDTTSESDSSIDGEIPSATVEVDAGGQEVFANE, encoded by the coding sequence ATGGAGAAAGTAATTGATATAGAGGATCGCATACCCACACTCAAAGAAAAAAGAAGAAGAAGAACAAATAAGAAATTCATTTTGCTAATTACATTATTTTTTCTAACTTTATTTTTACTCCTTTATTTCCAATCTCCTTATAGTGATATTAAAGCAATAGAAGTACAAGGATCTGATCTAGTTGAAAAAGAGGTATATCTTAAACAGTCGGACTTAGAAATTGGACAATCTATGTGGAGTATTCGTGAAAAAGAGATAGAGGATAAAATTCAGGAGTTAGAATGGGTTAAAAACGTTGATGTAAACAGACATTGGTTAACAACAGTGGAAATAAGAGTAGAAGAATGGCAGAAGGTTGCTTATATTGCTATGGATAATTCTTATTATCCAATTTTAGAAAACGGTGTCATTTTTAAAGAAATGAGCGAGAACGCTCCAATTGATGCGCCTATTTTTTTGCAGTTTGAAGATAGTAGTATGAGAAAGCGATTGTTAAAAGAGCTAGCTGAACTGGACTCGTCAGTCTTGGCACTTATCTCCCAAATCAATTCAACTCCAACAAGCTCAGACCCCTATGCAATAACCCTTTTTATGAACGATGGTTATGAAGTGAGGGCGGAGATTACAACGCTATCAGAAAAATTAAATTATTATCCTTCAATAGTTGCACAGATTGAAAGTGCTGGGGAATTTGAGAAAGGGATTATTGATATTGAAGTTGGCACCTATTATCGCTCGTACTCCGAAGAATATACTATCGAAGAAACTGATACTACTTCAGAGAGTGACTCTAGTATAGACGGAGAAATACCATCAGCAACAGTTGAGGTAGATGCAGGTGGACAGGAAGTGTTCGCAAATGAGTAG
- a CDS encoding sigma-E processing peptidase SpoIIGA translates to MIGELLVLYNTLFNYLLLKFTQEITGVYVKRSRLILSAFCSGLIASILHHSLLGAVLSFVILIGVAFSFKIQSLYKQGTVLFIATFFLGGLLTSLMPFLLNQSDFLFFIFCTSIAFISLTAIHVKWRNMKQEKIQFSFVVECELVLLQKAYQIRGFIDTGNEAVEPLSQKPVHFLSYNAVSKNLPNDFHDALLKWDENNPYKLDMFPSAVYPKIRILTLSTVQKEKSTVLAFRFDRLKISGTTNKEIYDEYVVFTRNESKYPQDAQMILHVLAL, encoded by the coding sequence ATGATTGGAGAATTACTCGTACTATACAATACGTTATTTAATTATTTATTATTAAAATTTACACAAGAAATAACGGGTGTGTATGTCAAACGAAGTAGGTTGATCCTCAGTGCATTTTGTAGCGGACTTATCGCAAGTATTTTGCATCATTCTTTACTTGGAGCTGTGCTTAGTTTCGTCATTCTAATTGGGGTAGCGTTTTCATTTAAAATTCAATCTCTATACAAACAAGGAACTGTACTATTTATTGCAACATTTTTTCTAGGTGGATTATTAACGAGCTTAATGCCTTTTTTACTGAACCAATCTGATTTTCTTTTCTTCATATTCTGTACGTCAATTGCATTCATAAGTTTAACTGCTATTCATGTAAAGTGGAGAAATATGAAACAAGAGAAAATACAGTTCTCGTTTGTTGTTGAATGTGAATTAGTACTTTTGCAAAAAGCATATCAAATAAGAGGTTTTATTGATACAGGTAATGAAGCTGTGGAGCCGCTGAGTCAAAAACCAGTGCACTTCCTCTCATACAATGCTGTTTCAAAAAATCTACCTAATGATTTTCATGATGCTTTGCTAAAATGGGATGAAAATAATCCTTATAAGTTAGATATGTTTCCATCTGCTGTATACCCCAAAATTCGAATTTTGACACTCTCCACTGTGCAAAAAGAGAAGTCCACAGTTCTTGCATTTCGATTTGATCGACTGAAAATAAGTGGAACTACAAATAAAGAAATCTATGATGAATATGTTGTATTTACTAGGAATGAGTCCAAGTATCCACAAGATGCACAAATGATATTACACGTTTTAGCGCTTTAA
- the sigE gene encoding RNA polymerase sporulation sigma factor SigE, protein MFKTVIAFFQKIWSKFRVRKGTYYIGGHDSLPVPLTREEEMTVIEAFMNGDLRARDTLIERNLRLVVYIARRFDNTGTPIEDLISIGSIGLIKAIETFNTEKNIKLATYASRCIENEILMHLRKTSRMKGEVSLDEPLNSDPDGNELLLSDILGTEEEIIMNDVEKKIERATMFQAINGLSERERYIMECRFGLNGKQEMTQKEVADHLGISQSYISRLEKKIILDLREHLNQPIS, encoded by the coding sequence TTGTTTAAAACTGTAATAGCCTTTTTTCAAAAAATATGGAGTAAGTTTCGAGTTAGAAAAGGAACGTACTATATAGGGGGTCACGATTCTTTGCCTGTACCATTAACTAGAGAAGAAGAAATGACAGTTATTGAAGCCTTTATGAATGGAGATCTAAGAGCTCGCGATACATTAATTGAAAGAAATTTACGGTTAGTTGTTTATATTGCGAGAAGATTTGATAATACCGGAACGCCAATTGAGGATTTAATTAGTATTGGGTCAATTGGATTGATAAAGGCAATCGAAACATTTAACACAGAAAAAAACATTAAACTAGCGACTTATGCATCTCGTTGTATAGAAAATGAAATTTTAATGCATCTAAGAAAGACAAGTCGTATGAAAGGTGAAGTATCTTTAGACGAACCTTTAAATTCGGATCCAGATGGAAACGAATTGTTACTATCAGATATATTAGGAACAGAAGAAGAAATTATAATGAATGATGTTGAGAAAAAAATTGAACGTGCTACGATGTTTCAAGCCATCAATGGCTTAAGTGAAAGAGAACGTTACATTATGGAATGTCGTTTTGGTTTAAATGGAAAACAAGAAATGACTCAAAAGGAAGTCGCTGATCACTTAGGTATTTCTCAATCCTATATCTCTCGATTAGAGAAAAAAATAATATTAGATCTTAGAGAACATCTAAATCAACCAATTTCATAA
- the ftsZ gene encoding cell division protein FtsZ: MLEFDTSIDQLANIKVIGVGGGGNNAVNRMIEHGVQGVDFIAVNTDAQALNLSKAEYRLQIGNKLTRGLGAGANPEVGKKAAEESREQIEEVLRGADMVFVTAGMGGGTGTGAAPVIASIARDLGALTVGVVTRPFSFEGKKRQTQAVGGISAMKEAVDTLIVIPNDKLLQIVDKNTPMLEAFREADNVLRQGVQGISDLIATPGLINLDFADVKTIMSDKGSALMGIGIATGENRATEAAKKAISSPLLETSIDGAKGVIMNITGGSNLSLFEVQEAADIVASASDEEVNMIFGSVINENLNDEIIVTVIATGFTEDLSQPPQKARLNGTVRNTQQPVRERVEPTNQAEPVRTNQTIQPQEDQLEIPTFLRNRNRNR; encoded by the coding sequence ATGTTGGAATTTGATACAAGTATCGACCAGCTAGCTAACATCAAGGTTATTGGAGTTGGTGGCGGCGGTAATAACGCAGTAAATAGAATGATTGAACATGGAGTTCAAGGTGTTGACTTCATAGCAGTAAACACAGATGCTCAAGCTTTAAATCTATCAAAAGCTGAATATAGATTACAGATTGGTAATAAATTGACACGTGGTTTAGGTGCTGGAGCAAACCCAGAAGTAGGGAAAAAAGCGGCAGAAGAAAGCCGTGAACAAATCGAAGAAGTTCTTCGTGGTGCGGATATGGTATTCGTAACGGCTGGAATGGGTGGAGGTACAGGTACAGGTGCTGCACCTGTTATTGCATCAATAGCTCGTGATTTAGGAGCATTAACGGTAGGTGTAGTAACACGACCGTTCTCATTTGAAGGAAAAAAACGCCAAACGCAAGCAGTTGGTGGAATTTCTGCAATGAAAGAAGCTGTAGATACACTAATTGTTATTCCAAACGATAAGTTACTTCAAATTGTTGATAAAAACACTCCAATGCTTGAAGCGTTCAGAGAAGCAGACAATGTTTTAAGACAAGGTGTTCAAGGTATTTCAGACTTAATTGCAACACCAGGACTAATAAACTTGGACTTTGCTGATGTAAAAACGATTATGTCTGACAAAGGATCTGCACTTATGGGTATTGGTATTGCAACAGGCGAGAATCGTGCAACTGAAGCTGCTAAAAAGGCAATCTCAAGTCCATTATTGGAAACTTCAATTGATGGGGCTAAGGGCGTTATTATGAACATTACGGGTGGTTCAAACTTAAGTCTATTTGAAGTTCAAGAAGCTGCCGACATAGTTGCTTCTGCTTCGGATGAAGAAGTAAACATGATATTTGGATCTGTCATTAATGAAAATCTTAACGATGAGATTATCGTTACTGTCATTGCAACAGGGTTCACAGAGGATCTTAGTCAACCGCCACAAAAAGCTAGGTTAAATGGAACAGTTCGAAATACACAGCAACCGGTACGTGAACGTGTAGAGCCAACAAATCAGGCTGAACCTGTTAGAACAAACCAAACTATACAACCTCAGGAAGACCAATTAGAAATTCCAACATTTTTACGTAATCGTAATAGAAATCGTTAA
- a CDS encoding FtsW/RodA/SpoVE family cell cycle protein, giving the protein MTSAILLSVVGILFIYSAGTYWSSVHYEGEMPFYIRQSIYLVIAIGVFVTIANMPVFKEEKTWITLYVISLFLLILVLIPGIGLSRNGSQSWIGLGPLTMQPAELVKITTLMYLSFLLSKVRNDQRVVQLKHFLIIFIPCALIMLQPDFGSVFILVVSAFILLFIARYPVKLYVSVIVFGVLGLVGLILSAPYRLQRIFAFIDPWADPLGAGFQGVQSMLAIGPAGLLGHGFGDSRQKFLYLPEPQNDFIFSIILEEIGFFGGCVVLALFGLFIYSGIGLAIQSTLSSHFYAIISLVCMIGFQACLNIGVVIGLIPVTGVTLPFISYGGTSLMIIWFIVAVVVCFSNRTETIK; this is encoded by the coding sequence ATAACCTCCGCAATATTACTATCAGTAGTTGGGATTTTATTTATTTATTCTGCTGGTACATATTGGAGTTCAGTGCATTACGAAGGGGAAATGCCATTTTACATTAGGCAATCTATTTACTTAGTCATAGCCATCGGTGTTTTTGTAACAATTGCTAATATGCCAGTATTTAAAGAGGAAAAGACTTGGATAACACTTTATGTCATTTCTTTGTTTTTACTTATATTAGTTTTAATTCCAGGTATTGGGCTTTCCCGTAATGGTTCACAAAGCTGGATTGGTCTTGGTCCATTGACAATGCAACCAGCAGAATTAGTAAAAATTACGACTTTAATGTACTTAAGTTTTTTACTGAGCAAGGTTAGAAATGACCAGAGAGTTGTTCAATTGAAGCATTTCTTAATCATTTTCATTCCATGTGCTTTGATCATGTTGCAACCTGATTTTGGTTCAGTATTTATATTAGTTGTGTCGGCCTTTATATTATTATTTATTGCGCGGTATCCTGTTAAGTTATATGTGTCAGTGATTGTTTTTGGTGTTCTTGGGCTAGTAGGACTAATCCTATCAGCGCCATATCGATTACAACGAATTTTTGCATTCATTGACCCATGGGCTGACCCGTTAGGAGCAGGATTCCAAGGCGTTCAATCTATGCTAGCAATAGGCCCTGCAGGGTTGTTAGGACATGGATTTGGTGACAGTAGACAAAAGTTTTTGTATCTCCCAGAACCACAAAACGATTTTATATTTTCAATAATTTTAGAGGAAATTGGATTTTTTGGTGGTTGTGTTGTGCTAGCTTTATTTGGATTGTTTATATATTCAGGAATAGGGCTAGCGATACAATCAACTTTAAGCTCCCATTTCTATGCGATTATATCACTTGTCTGCATGATTGGATTTCAAGCATGTTTAAATATAGGTGTTGTTATTGGGTTAATACCTGTTACAGGTGTAACACTACCGTTTATAAGTTATGGTGGTACGTCGCTAATGATTATTTGGTTTATAGTAGCAGTCGTTGTTTGTTTTTCAAACCGAACGGAAACAATAAAATAA
- a CDS encoding small basic family protein, which yields MWLPFLGLILGLALGLLTDIQIPSMYENYLSIAVLAALDTLFGGIRAHLQQVYDDKVFISGFFFNIVLAAGLAFLGVHLGVDLYLAAIFAFGVRLFQNIAVIRRILIQKWDERHIKKGEKTVE from the coding sequence ATGTGGTTACCATTTTTAGGATTAATATTAGGACTTGCCTTAGGATTGTTAACCGATATACAAATTCCTTCCATGTATGAAAATTACTTATCTATTGCCGTTCTGGCAGCACTTGATACTCTATTCGGAGGTATTCGAGCTCATCTGCAACAAGTGTATGATGATAAAGTATTCATTTCGGGATTTTTTTTCAATATCGTGTTAGCTGCAGGACTCGCCTTTTTAGGTGTTCACTTAGGAGTCGACCTGTATTTAGCTGCCATTTTTGCCTTTGGTGTCCGGCTATTCCAAAATATTGCTGTTATTCGACGAATTTTGATACAAAAATGGGATGAGAGACATATAAAAAAGGGTGAAAAAACGGTAGAATAA
- the ftsA gene encoding cell division protein FtsA, with amino-acid sequence MSNQDIYVSLDIGSSSIKVLIGEVNNEQLHVIGVGNVKSNGIRKGAIVDIDSTVQSIRKAVEEAERMTGIKINQVVLGIPANQTALQPVKGVVAVNSENREITDDDLERVIESARVMSIPPERELVNLLPRQFIVDNLDEIKDPRGMIGIRLEMDATMITTSKTLLHNVLRCVERAGLDIREIYLQPLAAGFFALTEDEKNQGTAFIDLGGGSTTIGVFEDGLLKHTGIIPVGGEHITKDLSIVLKTTTEQAEKIKKQYGHAFYDDASEEEIFEVPISGIDLVEQYDQKYISEIIGVRLEELFELVLDELARLGVRDLPGGIVISGGVAKLEGVAQLARQVMQTRVRIYTPDYIGVREPAYTTAVGLIKYANLEDEFYGRGYDPQLAAYAPTYAPAGASTTTPPKKHLNSTEKADNSNKTGVINKAKKLFDKFFE; translated from the coding sequence TTGAGTAATCAAGATATTTATGTGTCATTAGATATAGGATCGTCATCTATTAAAGTTTTAATAGGTGAAGTAAATAATGAACAATTACATGTAATTGGTGTTGGTAATGTAAAATCTAATGGAATTCGAAAAGGTGCAATTGTTGATATTGACTCAACAGTTCAATCTATTCGAAAAGCTGTTGAAGAAGCAGAAAGAATGACAGGCATAAAAATTAATCAAGTTGTATTAGGTATACCTGCAAACCAAACAGCATTACAACCGGTTAAAGGTGTTGTAGCAGTTAACAGTGAAAATCGGGAAATTACAGACGATGATTTAGAAAGAGTAATTGAATCCGCACGTGTGATGTCGATTCCACCTGAACGTGAATTAGTAAATTTATTACCACGACAATTTATTGTTGATAATTTAGATGAAATAAAAGACCCACGTGGAATGATAGGCATTCGTTTAGAAATGGATGCAACGATGATTACGACTTCAAAAACTTTATTACATAACGTATTACGTTGTGTTGAACGTGCTGGGTTGGATATTAGAGAAATATATTTACAACCATTAGCCGCTGGTTTCTTTGCTTTGACAGAGGACGAAAAAAATCAAGGTACTGCTTTTATTGATTTAGGTGGAGGCTCAACTACAATTGGAGTTTTTGAAGATGGACTTTTAAAACATACAGGAATAATACCTGTTGGTGGAGAACATATTACTAAAGATTTATCAATTGTGTTAAAAACTACGACAGAACAAGCAGAAAAAATAAAAAAACAATATGGACATGCATTTTATGATGACGCTTCTGAAGAGGAAATCTTTGAAGTTCCTATTTCTGGTATCGATTTAGTAGAACAATATGATCAAAAATATATTTCCGAAATTATCGGTGTTCGTTTAGAAGAGTTATTTGAATTAGTTTTAGATGAATTAGCTCGTTTAGGCGTTAGAGATTTACCAGGCGGAATCGTTATTTCTGGCGGTGTAGCAAAATTAGAGGGCGTTGCACAATTAGCTCGTCAAGTTATGCAGACGCGAGTAAGAATTTATACACCAGATTATATTGGTGTACGTGAACCGGCATACACTACTGCTGTCGGGTTAATAAAATACGCAAACCTTGAAGATGAGTTTTATGGTAGAGGTTATGACCCTCAACTGGCAGCTTATGCTCCAACATATGCACCAGCTGGGGCAAGTACAACTACTCCTCCTAAAAAACATTTAAATTCTACTGAAAAAGCCGATAATAGTAATAAAACAGGTGTCATCAACAAAGCAAAGAAACTATTTGATAAGTTTTTTGAATAA
- a CDS encoding DUF881 domain-containing protein, giving the protein MSSKKYMRPPSKKQFLILIVCIVTGFIIGYSYNLSKDNKRISSPYINQGESFREELILQQERNKELTEELNLLQNKIRDYEKSFASNKDEYELLVQDAEKLRLLLGEIPGVGQGIRVTLNDAEYNPNIPNPNEYIVHESHIFKIINELKISGAEAISINGQRLKSNSYINCTGPVITIDGNKYPAPFVIEAVGNPETLIASLQIVGGVFDQLVNEQIVVTIEQSGQIMMPSINDNQS; this is encoded by the coding sequence ATGAGTAGTAAAAAATATATGAGACCACCTTCAAAAAAACAATTCCTTATTTTAATTGTATGTATCGTTACAGGATTTATTATAGGATATTCGTATAATTTATCTAAAGATAATAAGCGAATATCAAGTCCCTATATTAATCAGGGCGAATCATTTCGTGAAGAACTAATATTACAGCAAGAAAGAAATAAAGAATTAACCGAAGAATTAAATCTCCTTCAAAATAAAATACGAGATTATGAAAAATCCTTCGCATCAAATAAAGATGAATACGAATTACTTGTTCAGGATGCAGAAAAACTACGTTTATTGTTAGGTGAAATACCGGGCGTGGGACAAGGTATTCGTGTTACCTTAAATGATGCTGAGTATAATCCAAATATACCCAACCCTAATGAATACATTGTACATGAAAGTCACATTTTTAAAATTATTAATGAGCTGAAAATTTCTGGTGCTGAAGCAATTTCAATCAACGGGCAAAGGCTAAAATCGAATTCTTATATTAATTGTACAGGCCCTGTCATAACAATTGATGGAAATAAATATCCTGCTCCATTCGTAATAGAAGCTGTAGGAAATCCTGAAACTTTAATTGCCTCATTACAAATTGTGGGTGGTGTTTTCGATCAATTAGTGAACGAACAGATTGTTGTAACAATTGAACAAAGTGGGCAAATCATGATGCCATCCATAAACGATAATCAGAGTTAA